Part of the Vigna angularis cultivar LongXiaoDou No.4 chromosome 1, ASM1680809v1, whole genome shotgun sequence genome, TCGTGGAATATATAGAGGTGAAAAGAAAAGGCATGGGAAAATTCTGGTTTTGAACAACCTCAAAATGTGGCAGGGAAATagtaaatttcatattaatgtAGAGAGAGCATAATCATGGTTACGTGAACCACATTGCAGTGCCAGCAAGAGATAGAACGACGTAGTTGTCACCAACCTGAAATCGATTATCCTCAGGCGCCAAAACCAGAGATGAAAAGAGGGAGAATAGGGAAGTTAGATACTCTTGTCTCATTCACCAGACAGCGATCCACTCAGATTTTCATCGTTCTTGGGTTCTTCTACATTCTCGTCGTCTTCCTCGAGATACCCTTCGTCTTCAGAACCACTCAAGAACGACCGTTTCGCCTCCCGCCGCTCGTTCGGCCCCCAAACGGCGTCGTCTCGGGTTTGACCCTAAACGATGCCGCATTTGATTCCTTCCTCTACCAATCCGCTTGCCGCCTCGGCAGGGTTCTCTGGGCCGAACTTAAATCAGGTAACGTGCAGGCCCCCGTTTCCAAGCTCGATAATAAATCCAGGCCATGCCCCGAATCCATATCGGTATCCGGGCCCGAGTTTTTTAGCCGCGGGAGGTCGATGGTGATTCCCTGTGGGCTCACGTTAGGGTCCTATGTAACCGTGGTTGGGGAGCCGTTAAGAGCGCAAAGGAAGAAGTGGCAGTTTATGATGGAGTTGCAGGGGCTGACGACGGTGGAGGGTGAAGAACCACCTAGGGTCTTACATTTCAATCCTAGGTTGAGAGGGGATTGGAGTGGAAAGCCTGTGATTGAACTCAACACTTGTTACCGCATGCATTGGGGTACTGCAATGCGCTGTGATGGTTGGAAATCAAGAGCTGGTGAAGATACTGGTAAGAAAAAGTATGTTTTATTCTTTATGGTTGTGATATAGGAAACACTTTAATTTGCTCCCCGTATATGGATACTTTACCAATCTCATTACacaataaatttcatttattaaaactaTACAAATCTCATATCTTTCTCAAACATTAATATCATGTCCAAACAATCCACAACCCCTGCGTTAAACTTAAGATAATGTGACCAGATCATCAGATCATCTATCCTCCACATCCGATCATCAGGTCATCTGTCCTAAGATtctattaaaaacataaataaagttTCAGTTCAAGCATATTTTATGTGTCTTATCTTCGAACTATTGTTGTATTTGATACTATTGTACCTGATACATTTATCGTTAATGTGCATCATAGGTTGTGATAGTGCTAAATTAAGTTGTTACTCGTGTTTGATACAGTGGATGGGTTGGTGAAATGTGAGAAGTGGATTCGGGGTGATGATGGTGACAGACATGCAGTTGAGTCCAAGGCAGAGTGGTGGTTGAAGAGATTGATTGGTCGGACAAAACGAGTAGCAGTTGATTGGCCATTTCCATTTTCTGTGAACAAGCTATTTGTTCTTACTCTTAGTGCTGGGTTGGAGGGTTACCATATTTATGTTGATGGGAGGCATGTCACCTCTTTTCCTTATCGCACTGTGGGTAATCAATGTCCTTCAACTTCTTAGTTTGAAGTGGGTTTTACATAATAATGCTCTGTTTTGATTTGAACAGGGCTTTACTCTTGAGGATGCCACTGGTCTTATTTTGAGCGGGGACATTAGTGTCCGTTCTGTATTTGCTGCCTCTTTGCCCTTGGTGCATCCCAACATTTCCTCGCAGCAGCATCTTGAATTTTCAACCAGATGGCGTGCCCCAAGTCTTCCTCACTTTGGCGTGGAATTGTTTGTTGGGATCCTTTCAGCCGGAAACCATTTTGCTGAGCGGATGGCTGTGAGGAAGTCATGGATGCAGCATAACTTAATCCAATCTTCAAAAGTGGTAGCTCGCTTCTTTGTAGCACTGGTAATGCGAACAAGTTTCTCAGTTTATGGTCATTTTGTTGGTTCTG contains:
- the LOC108332756 gene encoding hydroxyproline O-galactosyltransferase GALT5 isoform X1 produces the protein MKRGRIGKLDTLVSFTRQRSTQIFIVLGFFYILVVFLEIPFVFRTTQERPFRLPPLVRPPNGVVSGLTLNDAAFDSFLYQSACRLGRVLWAELKSGNVQAPVSKLDNKSRPCPESISVSGPEFFSRGRSMVIPCGLTLGSYVTVVGEPLRAQRKKWQFMMELQGLTTVEGEEPPRVLHFNPRLRGDWSGKPVIELNTCYRMHWGTAMRCDGWKSRAGEDTVDGLVKCEKWIRGDDGDRHAVESKAEWWLKRLIGRTKRVAVDWPFPFSVNKLFVLTLSAGLEGYHIYVDGRHVTSFPYRTGFTLEDATGLILSGDISVRSVFAASLPLVHPNISSQQHLEFSTRWRAPSLPHFGVELFVGILSAGNHFAERMAVRKSWMQHNLIQSSKVVARFFVALHTRKEINVELKKEAEYFGDIVIVPYVDNYDLVVLKTVAICEYGVRTVSAEYIMKGDDDTFIKVDDVMTRVRNVPYSMSFYIGNINYRHRPMRHGKWAVTYEEWPEEEYPPYANGPGYILSSDIASYIVSEFEEHKLRLFKMEDVSMGMWVEQFNRTKPVYYFHSLRFCQYGCVEGYVTAHYQSPRQMMCLWDKLQMQTIPECCNMR